The Deinococcus roseus genome window below encodes:
- a CDS encoding PilN domain-containing protein, with protein sequence MIKINLLPKELAVHRETNLWTVAAFVVPVITLGVVAAMHIMRTNEDAQLTEDLTVMRADLEARKEALNTVKQLERQKAELSVYSSVRSNLEALSSDWRGDLERFVSQIPTGSANPTISLSSLGVSTPTAATGVAFDGRPSSKVMTIQGIAKSNQALIDFVKAFEDSQDFAIQFQNAQKQAENNQYDFTVNVNLIKASATETTPGTTPATTPAPSGTTTPTTTSGGSTQ encoded by the coding sequence TTGATTAAGATCAACCTGCTACCAAAAGAACTGGCGGTGCACCGTGAAACCAACCTGTGGACGGTGGCCGCATTTGTTGTGCCAGTCATCACCCTGGGTGTGGTGGCGGCCATGCACATCATGCGCACAAATGAGGATGCCCAGTTGACTGAAGACCTCACAGTCATGCGTGCAGACCTTGAGGCCCGCAAAGAAGCCCTGAACACCGTGAAACAACTGGAGAGGCAGAAAGCCGAGCTCAGTGTTTACAGCTCTGTTCGCAGCAATCTGGAAGCCCTGTCCAGCGATTGGCGTGGAGACCTGGAGCGCTTCGTCAGTCAGATTCCCACAGGCTCTGCAAACCCCACCATCTCATTGAGCAGTCTGGGGGTCAGCACGCCTACAGCAGCCACTGGTGTGGCTTTTGATGGTCGACCCTCCAGCAAAGTCATGACCATTCAGGGCATCGCCAAATCCAACCAGGCCCTGATTGACTTTGTCAAAGCTTTTGAGGACAGTCAGGATTTTGCCATCCAGTTTCAGAATGCACAAAAACAGGCAGAAAACAATCAGTATGACTTCACAGTCAATGTCAATCTGATCAAAGCCAGTGCCACTGAAACAACACCTGGAACCACCCCCGCAACAACACCCGCCCCATCGGGAACCACCACACCCACCACAACTTCTGGGGGGTCCACGCAATGA
- a CDS encoding shikimate kinase: MMFSHTKMERPVRWLALAGFMGTGKSRVGWELSRRLLLNFVDTDKVIERISGMKISEIFECYGEETFRAYEREVLKRTTHLDLAVVSLGGGAFVNPENQAVLKARGPVVVLHAQPETIYQRTFKSDRPLLKVANPVERIKSLLTERAPAYAQGDIHVHTDHQPSEQVVLEIMEKLWEYRHAQDSRSGE; encoded by the coding sequence ATGATGTTCAGTCACACCAAAATGGAACGCCCGGTGCGCTGGCTGGCCCTGGCAGGCTTCATGGGCACCGGAAAAAGCCGGGTGGGATGGGAACTTTCCCGCCGCCTTTTGCTCAACTTTGTGGACACCGACAAGGTGATCGAGCGGATCAGTGGCATGAAAATCAGCGAGATCTTTGAGTGTTACGGCGAGGAGACGTTCCGGGCTTACGAACGGGAAGTGCTGAAACGCACCACCCATCTGGATCTGGCGGTGGTTTCCCTGGGCGGAGGGGCTTTCGTCAACCCTGAAAATCAGGCGGTGCTGAAAGCCCGTGGCCCGGTGGTGGTGCTGCACGCCCAGCCAGAAACCATTTACCAGCGCACCTTCAAAAGTGATCGTCCGCTCTTGAAGGTGGCAAATCCTGTAGAGCGCATCAAAAGCCTGCTCACCGAGCGTGCTCCTGCTTACGCTCAGGGAGACATTCACGTCCACACCGACCACCAGCCCAGTGAGCAGGTGGTGCTGGAAATCATGGAAAAACTCTGGGAGTACCGTCATGCACAAGATTCACGTTCAGGTGAGTGA
- the aroC gene encoding chorismate synthase — MKFLTAGESHGPQLTTIIEGLPSQLPLTAEDINPWLAKRQGGYGRGRRMQIETDQVLFMSGVRAGRTTGAPLTLVVENKDHRNWTEIMSPEPGNEPRKKSLTRARPGHADLAGGIKYRHKDLRDVLERASARETTMRVAVGAVALKLLSELDITGVNYVSSLCDIDSNVPFNWDLVDAIESSLVRCPDPEASQKMVERIDQAKKDGDTLGGILEVRFRNLPIGLGSHVHWDRKLDGRIAQAVMSVQAVKGVEVGYGFRGTRMPGSQVHDAIYREDGKGYYRLTNGAGGLEGGMTDGEDLVVRIALKPIATLMSPLPSIDVVTKQPADAALERSDTTAVPAAGVIMQCVIGLVLAEAILEKFGGDTLPEIQERLATYRGFVAEY, encoded by the coding sequence ATGAAGTTCTTAACTGCAGGCGAATCTCACGGTCCTCAATTGACCACCATCATTGAGGGGTTGCCTTCCCAGCTTCCCCTGACGGCTGAAGACATCAATCCCTGGCTGGCCAAACGCCAGGGTGGGTATGGTCGGGGCCGCAGAATGCAAATTGAAACCGATCAGGTGCTGTTCATGTCGGGTGTGCGGGCCGGACGCACCACGGGTGCTCCCCTCACCCTGGTGGTGGAGAACAAGGACCACCGCAACTGGACGGAAATCATGAGCCCTGAACCAGGCAATGAACCCCGCAAGAAGTCCCTGACCCGTGCCCGTCCTGGCCACGCAGACCTGGCAGGCGGCATCAAATACCGCCACAAGGATTTGCGGGATGTGCTGGAACGGGCCAGTGCCCGTGAAACCACCATGCGGGTGGCTGTGGGTGCAGTGGCCCTCAAGTTGCTGTCTGAACTGGACATCACCGGGGTCAATTATGTCTCCAGCCTGTGCGACATCGACAGCAATGTGCCTTTCAACTGGGATCTGGTGGATGCCATCGAGAGCTCTCTGGTGCGCTGCCCCGATCCCGAGGCCTCCCAGAAAATGGTGGAGCGCATCGATCAGGCCAAGAAAGATGGAGACACCCTGGGAGGCATTCTGGAGGTGCGTTTCCGCAACCTGCCCATTGGATTGGGTTCGCATGTGCACTGGGACCGCAAACTGGATGGCCGCATTGCCCAGGCCGTGATGAGCGTGCAGGCCGTCAAGGGCGTGGAAGTGGGTTACGGTTTCCGGGGCACCCGCATGCCCGGCTCCCAGGTGCATGACGCCATTTACCGCGAAGATGGCAAGGGCTATTACCGCCTGACCAACGGTGCAGGCGGCCTGGAAGGGGGCATGACCGATGGTGAAGACCTGGTGGTGCGCATCGCCCTGAAACCCATTGCCACCCTGATGTCTCCCCTGCCCTCCATCGATGTGGTCACCAAACAGCCTGCAGATGCTGCTCTGGAGCGTTCTGATACCACTGCCGTGCCTGCTGCTGGCGTGATCATGCAGTGCGTGATTGGTCTGGTGCTGGCAGAGGCCATCCTGGAAAAATTTGGCGGCGACACCCTGCCCGAAATTCAGGAGCGCCTGGCCACCTACCGCGGATTTGTTGCTGAATACTGA
- the corA gene encoding magnesium/cobalt transporter CorA, which translates to MIRAVSMVSNDEPNWEQNPESVWVDVLAPTPDELSHLKTIFTFNPLALEDALTEGHWSRFEYYREHAFLVYRTLNPNGKCNDDTERVSIFWYPETDTLVTLRLREVGYLDEVWQTFEPVTHGIEERVIYNLLSRGADNFFAFTDELKEETDTLEESMFQHHKSQNLVKQVFHYKHLIMTARRLVSSARESVASFARHSSLIGEENNRTTTEELSLYLRDIVDLLTRTYESLDSSREVLTSVLDVNLTVQSNRMNEVMKTLTTVSTIFLPLTFLAGVWGMNFDHMPELHWRFGYLLSWLVFLLLGLGLGWYFRKRGWW; encoded by the coding sequence ATGATTCGAGCGGTTTCCATGGTCAGCAATGATGAGCCCAACTGGGAGCAGAATCCGGAAAGTGTATGGGTGGATGTGCTTGCCCCCACCCCGGATGAGCTGTCCCACCTCAAAACCATTTTCACCTTCAATCCGCTGGCCCTGGAAGACGCCCTCACAGAAGGCCACTGGAGCAGGTTTGAATACTACCGCGAGCATGCCTTTCTGGTGTACCGCACCCTCAACCCCAACGGCAAATGCAACGATGACACCGAGCGGGTCAGCATCTTCTGGTATCCAGAGACCGACACCCTGGTCACGTTGCGCCTGCGTGAGGTGGGCTACCTGGACGAGGTCTGGCAGACCTTTGAACCCGTCACCCACGGCATTGAGGAACGGGTGATCTACAACCTGCTCTCTCGGGGGGCAGACAATTTTTTTGCTTTCACAGACGAACTGAAAGAAGAAACCGACACCCTGGAAGAATCGATGTTTCAGCACCACAAATCCCAGAACCTGGTCAAACAGGTGTTTCACTACAAGCACCTGATCATGACGGCGCGCAGGCTGGTCAGCAGTGCCCGTGAAAGCGTGGCATCCTTTGCCCGCCATTCCAGCCTGATCGGAGAAGAGAACAACCGCACCACCACCGAGGAACTGTCGCTCTACCTGAGGGACATTGTGGATTTGCTGACCCGCACCTACGAATCGCTGGATTCTTCCCGTGAGGTGCTGACCAGTGTGCTGGACGTGAACCTCACCGTGCAGTCCAACCGCATGAACGAGGTGATGAAAACCCTCACCACCGTTTCCACCATCTTCTTGCCTTTGACCTTCCTGGCTGGAGTGTGGGGCATGAATTTTGACCACATGCCCGAATTGCACTGGCGTTTTGGATACCTGCTGTCCTGGCTGGTGTTTTTGTTGCTGGGTCTGGGTCTGGGCTGGTACTTCAGAAAAAGAGGCTGGTGGTGA
- the aroQ gene encoding type II 3-dehydroquinate dehydratase, protein MILVLNGPNLNLLGTREPTVYGSTTLADLEGMCESWGAELGTNVTCRQSNYEGQLLEWIHEAESHGFTGIVINPGALTHYSYALRDAISGQKLPVVEVHISNVDAREEFRHKSVTAAVCKGKISGLGMLGYKLAMDYLMETHPS, encoded by the coding sequence ATGATTCTGGTTTTAAACGGTCCTAATTTGAACCTGCTGGGCACCCGTGAGCCCACCGTCTATGGTTCCACCACCCTCGCAGACCTGGAAGGCATGTGTGAAAGCTGGGGGGCAGAACTGGGCACCAATGTCACCTGCCGCCAGAGCAACTACGAAGGGCAACTTCTGGAATGGATCCATGAAGCAGAAAGCCATGGTTTCACAGGCATTGTGATCAATCCAGGGGCACTGACCCATTATTCCTATGCTTTGAGGGACGCCATTTCTGGACAGAAACTTCCGGTGGTGGAGGTGCACATCTCCAATGTGGATGCCCGTGAAGAGTTCCGGCACAAATCGGTCACAGCTGCGGTGTGCAAAGGAAAAATCAGCGGTCTGGGCATGCTGGGGTACAAACTGGCCATGGACTACCTGATGGAAACCCATCCCTCATGA
- a CDS encoding type II secretion system protein GspD, with product MLKRNLLVLSLLAGVAFAAPILPSESRFDAAVTVQTGTSVNNLVALLQALGNSVGLTVVTDGIPADKTINYNIANKPFREVWDLLTKLNDLDYELLGNDIVVVGPKSVVDKFRPAPPAPVVEPPVVVTAPAPDPVVRVFYTIKSDPESVIKFLQAEAKDVTVTRFGSSSLIALSGTAKQQAEVASLLSVVDIAPAAVPPVEPPVVVTPPAPEPTVRRFYATNLPADEIAAFLKAEVPGAVINRVGTTRTLSITATAKQQDEIAALLVTVDPAPTPAPVVEPPVVVAPEPTVRRFYTANMSPEDVIAFLKAELPGVVVNRVGTTRTLSINATAKQQEEITVLLATVDPAPAPVPVVEPPVVPPTEPTVRRFYTTKLAPADIIAFLKAEVPGVVINRVGNTQSLSITATAKQQEEITALLASVDVAPDQPAPVVRIQQIFPLSNAKADDLRAVLTQTFVAPAALNPTTGLNGNTGTNTTTSTNTGTTAGDGFSSPTSNSNTNNQDVSSQAPEIIADVRTNSLIVRGTQSQLNQISDAIAALDKRVPQVNVQVRIQEITHSAANSLGLNWSAPFGNFSTLNFGSGGIKSVFNAASSLVGFNLGATLDALEKQGLVKRVDDGSLTLQSGQTEPANMKSGGTLIVSIVGNGTQKTERTLDYGVNVGISNLQVSNDGTITMKVNASVKGFASTPTDPTLINLTNNEASTVLSFKSGSTVLLGGLLSTSKTENTQGIPVLSSIPLIGSLFKSTTVEDKETQLMLVITANTIE from the coding sequence ATGTTAAAACGTAATCTCCTGGTTTTAAGTCTGCTGGCAGGTGTGGCCTTCGCGGCCCCAATCCTACCCTCTGAATCACGGTTTGATGCTGCTGTCACGGTACAGACAGGCACCAGCGTGAACAACCTGGTGGCGCTTTTGCAGGCGCTGGGGAATTCAGTGGGGCTGACTGTGGTCACCGATGGAATCCCTGCAGACAAAACCATCAACTACAACATTGCCAACAAGCCTTTCCGAGAAGTCTGGGATCTGCTGACCAAACTCAACGATCTGGATTATGAGTTGCTGGGCAATGACATTGTGGTGGTGGGACCCAAGAGTGTGGTGGACAAATTCCGTCCTGCCCCTCCTGCTCCAGTGGTTGAGCCCCCCGTGGTGGTCACTGCTCCTGCTCCTGATCCTGTGGTGCGTGTGTTTTACACCATCAAATCTGATCCTGAGTCTGTCATCAAGTTTCTGCAGGCAGAAGCCAAAGATGTCACCGTCACCCGTTTCGGCAGCAGCAGCCTGATTGCCCTCTCTGGAACGGCAAAACAACAAGCAGAAGTGGCCAGCCTGCTGAGCGTGGTGGACATTGCTCCAGCTGCAGTTCCTCCCGTAGAACCTCCTGTGGTGGTGACGCCCCCCGCTCCTGAGCCCACCGTGCGCCGTTTCTACGCCACCAATCTTCCTGCGGATGAAATTGCTGCTTTCCTGAAAGCCGAAGTGCCCGGAGCAGTGATCAACCGGGTCGGAACCACCCGCACCCTCTCCATCACCGCCACCGCCAAACAGCAAGATGAAATTGCTGCTCTGCTGGTCACGGTGGATCCTGCACCCACCCCTGCTCCTGTGGTTGAGCCTCCTGTGGTTGTTGCCCCTGAACCCACGGTGCGCCGCTTCTACACAGCCAACATGTCTCCAGAAGATGTGATTGCTTTCCTGAAAGCTGAATTGCCTGGTGTGGTGGTCAACCGGGTCGGAACCACCCGCACCCTCTCCATCAATGCCACCGCCAAGCAGCAAGAAGAAATCACGGTATTGCTGGCCACAGTGGATCCCGCTCCCGCCCCTGTCCCTGTGGTCGAACCTCCTGTGGTTCCTCCCACCGAGCCCACGGTGCGCCGTTTCTACACCACCAAACTGGCTCCTGCTGACATCATTGCTTTCCTGAAAGCCGAAGTGCCTGGTGTGGTGATCAACCGGGTGGGCAACACCCAGAGCCTGTCCATCACCGCCACCGCCAAACAGCAAGAAGAAATCACAGCTTTGTTGGCCAGTGTCGATGTGGCTCCTGATCAGCCTGCCCCGGTGGTGCGGATCCAGCAGATCTTCCCCCTCTCCAATGCCAAGGCAGATGACCTGCGGGCCGTGCTGACCCAGACTTTTGTGGCACCTGCTGCCCTCAACCCCACCACCGGGTTGAATGGCAACACCGGCACCAACACCACCACCAGCACCAATACGGGCACCACAGCTGGAGATGGCTTCTCCAGCCCCACCAGCAACAGCAACACCAACAACCAGGATGTTTCCAGTCAGGCTCCAGAAATCATCGCAGATGTGCGCACCAACTCCCTGATTGTGCGCGGCACCCAGAGCCAGCTCAACCAGATCTCTGACGCCATTGCTGCCCTGGACAAACGCGTGCCTCAGGTGAACGTGCAGGTTCGCATTCAGGAAATCACCCACAGTGCTGCCAACAGCCTGGGTCTCAACTGGAGCGCTCCTTTCGGCAACTTCTCCACACTGAACTTTGGCAGTGGCGGCATCAAGTCGGTGTTTAATGCAGCCAGCAGTCTGGTGGGCTTCAACCTGGGAGCCACCCTGGATGCCCTGGAAAAACAGGGACTGGTCAAGCGTGTGGATGACGGCAGCCTGACCCTGCAAAGCGGCCAGACCGAACCTGCCAACATGAAATCCGGGGGCACCCTGATTGTCAGCATCGTGGGCAACGGCACCCAGAAAACCGAGCGCACCCTGGACTACGGGGTCAATGTGGGCATCAGCAACCTGCAGGTCTCCAACGATGGCACCATCACCATGAAAGTGAATGCCAGCGTGAAGGGCTTTGCTTCCACCCCCACCGATCCCACACTGATCAACCTCACCAACAATGAGGCTTCCACCGTGCTGTCGTTCAAGTCTGGCTCCACTGTGCTGCTGGGTGGCTTGCTGAGCACCAGCAAAACCGAAAACACCCAGGGCATTCCTGTGCTCTCCAGCATTCCTCTGATTGGCAGCCTGTTCAAATCCACCACTGTGGAAGACAAAGAAACCCAGCTGATGCTGGTGATCACTGCCAACACCATCGAGTAA
- a CDS encoding type 4a pilus biogenesis protein PilO — MKLKQRDIALISIAASVLLVLVWYFLWYQPKGDEIANKQLDKESVEQELARAKAATARLPQLMEDVKLLEADKQAFVEELPETLRFGEFLQDLRQIVIDSGSTLNSIAPTASTQTDLPAGVVAVNVNMTLDTTFPGLLNVVAAIQDLQRFSTINKIDLKLTEVTQATAKNPPLSVTMAMTVYTFDVSRALQQQQQQQEQTTPPQDPNATPAPQGGNAS; from the coding sequence ATGAAGTTAAAACAAAGAGACATTGCCCTCATCTCTATTGCAGCATCCGTATTGCTGGTGCTGGTCTGGTATTTTTTGTGGTACCAGCCCAAGGGAGATGAAATTGCCAACAAGCAATTGGACAAAGAGAGTGTAGAGCAGGAACTGGCCCGGGCCAAAGCTGCAACTGCCCGACTTCCCCAGCTGATGGAAGATGTCAAACTGCTCGAAGCCGACAAACAGGCTTTTGTTGAAGAGCTGCCTGAAACCCTGCGCTTTGGGGAATTCCTGCAGGATCTGAGACAGATTGTCATTGACTCGGGAAGCACGCTGAACAGCATTGCTCCCACAGCATCCACCCAGACCGATCTTCCTGCTGGTGTGGTGGCTGTCAATGTCAACATGACCCTGGACACCACTTTCCCAGGCTTGCTCAATGTTGTTGCTGCCATTCAAGACCTGCAAAGGTTCTCCACCATCAACAAAATCGACCTGAAACTTACAGAGGTCACCCAGGCCACTGCCAAGAACCCGCCACTGTCCGTAACGATGGCCATGACGGTTTACACCTTTGATGTGAGCAGAGCCTTGCAACAACAGCAACAGCAACAAGAACAAACCACTCCTCCTCAGGACCCCAATGCAACCCCTGCCCCTCAGGGAGGAAACGCATCATGA
- a CDS encoding PQQ-dependent sugar dehydrogenase, giving the protein MKKLWGCLGVGLLGTASAASCGNFPALNVKTPEGYCVALVQQNLKFPRGVLALSNGNVLVVEMGGWGHNIGAVTLITPGKSIKRLLTKLDRPHGIRLGPDGLIYVGEDSQIFRFDLKNPPAKTVVVSSLPESGRHPLKTFIFDAQKNLVVNYGSSTDNCEEQKGKTSCAEAASRALLKKFILDWKQDGKPTGSVVLAKGLRNSMGLALHPSGTLLQAENSRDALASILKLNDDDLPHDELNVIQQGGFYGWPYCYDNQQNAPEFKAFKCQNSLKPAVLLPGHGAPLGMAYAPENAYPVLQNTVVVGLHGYRSNGHRIVMYSVNSKGIPSGKLQEVVWDWDTKTNQKQGAPVDISFASDGGFYFTDDKNGMLLKFQKK; this is encoded by the coding sequence ATGAAAAAGCTCTGGGGTTGCCTGGGGGTGGGCCTGCTGGGGACGGCCTCTGCAGCGTCTTGTGGGAATTTTCCGGCCCTGAATGTCAAAACCCCCGAAGGTTATTGTGTGGCCCTGGTGCAACAGAACCTCAAATTTCCCAGAGGCGTGCTGGCCCTCTCCAACGGAAACGTGCTGGTGGTGGAAATGGGAGGCTGGGGACACAACATTGGCGCCGTGACCCTGATCACCCCTGGAAAATCCATCAAGCGGTTGCTGACCAAACTGGACCGTCCACACGGCATCCGGCTTGGGCCGGATGGTCTGATTTACGTTGGGGAGGACAGCCAGATCTTCCGTTTTGACCTGAAAAACCCCCCGGCAAAAACCGTGGTGGTCTCTTCGCTGCCCGAATCGGGCCGACATCCTCTAAAGACCTTCATTTTTGATGCCCAGAAGAATCTGGTGGTGAATTATGGCTCTTCCACCGACAACTGCGAGGAGCAAAAAGGGAAAACCTCCTGTGCAGAAGCAGCCTCCCGTGCCTTGCTCAAAAAATTCATCCTCGATTGGAAACAGGACGGTAAACCCACAGGTTCTGTTGTCCTGGCAAAAGGACTGCGCAACTCCATGGGACTGGCATTGCATCCTTCTGGAACCCTGCTGCAAGCAGAAAACAGCAGAGATGCCCTCGCCAGCATCCTGAAACTCAATGACGATGACCTCCCTCATGATGAGCTGAATGTAATCCAGCAGGGGGGATTTTACGGCTGGCCTTACTGTTACGACAACCAGCAGAACGCTCCAGAGTTTAAAGCCTTCAAGTGTCAGAACAGCCTCAAACCCGCAGTGCTGCTTCCCGGACATGGGGCACCTCTGGGCATGGCCTATGCTCCTGAAAATGCTTACCCTGTCTTGCAAAACACTGTGGTGGTGGGTTTGCATGGTTACCGTTCCAATGGCCACCGCATTGTGATGTATTCGGTCAATTCAAAAGGCATTCCCTCTGGCAAACTGCAGGAGGTGGTCTGGGATTGGGACACCAAAACAAACCAGAAACAGGGCGCTCCGGTGGACATCTCTTTTGCCTCCGATGGTGGTTTTTACTTCACCGATGACAAAAATGGCATGCTGCTGAAATTTCAGAAAAAGTGA
- the aroB gene encoding 3-dehydroquinate synthase, translating to MHKIHVQVSDPYTVTVGFQLLENLEFPRNTALIYDSNIPQETLDRLKDRVSLLIPLPAGEACKNFTVLAEVLSRLAAANFTRDSLVVALGGGATSDLAGYVAASYLRGVRFINLPTTLLGMVDASVGGKTGINLPEGKNLVGAFWQPQSVYADLSTLQSLPPQVFKEGMAELFKHHLLDRDAPVSKFYELEDLHSEVFAAELARSIQVKAHIVSIDPHEKHERAFLNFGHTLAHALEAVSKHQISHGEAVAYGMHYAAHLSRNLGGADLTPRTLDFLKWMNPAPLPNRDFAVLHSFMSRDKKADSEGIRFTLLKDHGEPYLARVPLQVQQDSFQEFLQDL from the coding sequence ATGCACAAGATTCACGTTCAGGTGAGTGATCCCTACACCGTCACAGTGGGTTTTCAGTTGCTGGAAAACCTGGAATTTCCCAGGAACACCGCACTGATCTACGACAGCAACATCCCCCAGGAAACCCTGGATCGCCTGAAAGACCGGGTCAGTTTGCTGATCCCCCTTCCTGCAGGAGAAGCCTGCAAGAACTTCACTGTTCTGGCAGAGGTGCTGTCCAGATTGGCTGCAGCCAACTTCACCCGGGATTCCCTGGTGGTGGCCCTGGGAGGTGGAGCCACCAGCGATCTGGCTGGTTATGTTGCGGCCAGTTACCTGCGCGGGGTGAGGTTCATCAATCTGCCCACCACCTTGCTGGGCATGGTGGATGCCAGCGTGGGGGGCAAAACCGGGATCAACCTGCCCGAAGGCAAGAACCTGGTGGGTGCTTTCTGGCAACCCCAGAGCGTTTATGCTGACCTGTCCACCCTGCAGAGCCTGCCCCCTCAGGTCTTTAAAGAAGGCATGGCAGAACTGTTCAAGCATCACCTGCTGGACCGGGATGCTCCGGTCAGCAAGTTCTACGAGCTGGAAGATTTGCACAGTGAGGTTTTTGCTGCAGAACTGGCCCGCAGCATTCAGGTGAAAGCCCACATCGTGTCCATTGACCCGCACGAAAAACACGAGAGGGCCTTCCTGAATTTCGGGCACACCCTGGCCCATGCACTGGAAGCCGTGTCCAAACACCAGATCTCCCACGGGGAAGCGGTGGCTTATGGCATGCACTATGCAGCCCACCTGTCCAGAAACCTGGGCGGAGCAGACCTGACCCCCAGAACCCTGGACTTCCTGAAGTGGATGAATCCCGCTCCCCTGCCCAATAGGGATTTTGCTGTTCTGCACAGCTTCATGTCCAGAGACAAGAAGGCCGATTCAGAAGGCATCCGATTCACCCTTTTAAAAGACCATGGTGAACCTTATCTGGCACGGGTTCCTCTGCAAGTCCAGCAGGACAGTTTCCAGGAGTTTCTGCAGGACCTCTGA